Proteins found in one Pyrus communis chromosome 15, drPyrComm1.1, whole genome shotgun sequence genomic segment:
- the LOC137718586 gene encoding zinc finger CCCH domain-containing protein 23-like, with translation MMLGEPTRLHPTLHVPPWDSLDDHVIHTPTSPFSIPIHSGNSNGNASNGGDYSPLSPMFLDSLAALHRYLPSNESDSLAEDPDMPMNPISCDQFRMFEFKVRRCAHGRSHDWTDCPYAHPGEKARRRDPRKYHYSGAACPDFRKGHCPKGDSCEFAHGVFECWLHPARYRTQPCKDGLRCNRRVCFFAHTPEQLRVLPGQSPRTQGSGALDSYPFGSSPTSILMSPPLSPPSESPPMSPNSPQLGRNSVSKLVASMRNFKLAKMKMNSPPAWGTQMGSGFGSSPRGSAFRPGLCSLPSTPTRTTGRVGPNPVDIWDQPCEEEPAMERVESGRDLRARMYARLSKENSLGRVGRVDSGTSAPDVGWISDLVSE, from the coding sequence ATGATGCTCGGAGAACCGACCCGACTTCACCCCACTCTCCATGTTCCTCCCTGGGACTCACTTGACGATCACGTTATTCATACCCCCACATCACCCTTCTCCATCCCCATTCACTCCGGTAACTCTAACGGCAATGCCTCCAACGGAGGAGACTACTCCCCGCTCTCCCCAATGTTCCTCGACTCGCTCGCCGCGCTCCACCGTTACCTCCCGTCTAATGAGTCTGACTCGCTGGCAGAGGACCCGGACATGCCCATGAACCCGATCTCCTGTGACCAGTTCCGGATGTTCGAGTTCAAGGTCCGGAGGTGCGCCCACGGCAGGTCGCACGACTGGACCGACTGTCCATACGCCCACCCGGGCGAGAAAGCCCGGCGTCGCGACCCGAGAAAGTACCACTACTCCGGTGCTGCATGCCCTGACTTCCGCAAGGGCCACTGCCCGAAGGGTGACTCGTGCGAGTTCGCTCACGGTGTTTTTGAGTGCTGGCTCCACCCGGCCCGGTACCGGACCCAGCCATGCAAGGACGGGTTGCGCTGCAACCGCCGGGTCTGCTTCTTTGCCCACACGCCCGAACAGCTCCGGGTCCTGCCCGGTCAGAGCCCGAGAACCCAAGGGTCGGGAGCTTTGGACTCGTATCCATTTGGTTCGTCCCCCACCTCGATCCTGATGTCCCCTCCATTATCTCCGCCGTCTGAGTCGCCGCCAATGTCGCCAAACAGCCCTCAACTCGGCCGTAACTCGGTGAGCAAACTTGTTGCTTCGATGCGAAACTTCAAGCTTGCTAAGATGAAAATGAACTCTCCGCCTGCATGGGGGACCCAAATGGGATCCGGGTTCGGCTCTTCACCACGTGGGTCAGCGTTCCGACCCGGTCTTTGCAGCCTTCCTTCGACCCCGACTCGCACAACGGGTCGGGTCGGACCAAACCCGGTTGATATCTGGGACCAGCCGTGCGAAGAGGAGCCGGCAATGGAGAGGGTGGAGTCTGGGAGGGACCTCCGAGCGAGAATGTACGCGAGGCTGAGTAAGGAGAACTCTCTTGGTCGAGTGGGACGAGTTGACTCGGGCACGTCGGCTCCCGACGTGGGCTGGATTTCGGATCTAGTCAGCGAGTGA